GTGTTATCTGATATTTCGAAGGCGAGTCGGTGTGTAGTACAACTCCAGCAGACCAATCACGTATCATTTCTCGGGgatttcctcttcctctgtggtaATCCCTGTTGTCTGTGCGACGCTCCACCCAGACAACGgtgactcacaaacacatgaagTGAAACTTGAGCCAACACATCTGCTGACCTCAGCTGAAGGCTGCAATTATGTGGGTTAAATAGATGTAACCAAGATTCCACCTAGACAGAGTCTACTCATTGTTATGCAATATGTATGCCACGTGTGGCTGAGTAACCATGGTGCTTGTTGTCATAGGGACCGATGAGGATGCCATCTTGCAGCTGCTGACGGCTCGCAGCAACGGTCAGAGGCAGGAGATCAAGACCAGCTACAAAACTCTGTTTGGAAAGGTACGACCGATTCTGTACCAGATGTTATCCCATGTGAGCACACGTGTCTAATCACCGCACGAGGACTAATGTTTATATATGGCCCAAACAGCCCCACTCAAAGCCATCGTATTCTGCTTCTGATTGAATCACACTGCATTTAACCTGTTTCACTGACAAAGACCATGCCTTAGTTGATGCAAGGAAGTTTATTGGTAGATTGGACTGGAAGAGAAATGGATGTAGGGATGAGAGGAGGCATTAGGCCCCTATGGTTCCTGTACtgaaagatggaagaaaagaaaagagatagatttactcctctctcaaaccatctctCTGGCTAAGACTTTGACGTTGCTATCTTCAAAAGAGTGCCCTCTGTCCTTTTGAAGATAATGGAAAGTAGTGGCACCACAGTTTTACCTACAGcgttttcatatttaaacctcaacttcccaccaatCCCCTTAGACCTCATGAAGCTACTCTGATCAGCGGcgaaacattttcaagaaattcaaagagtccagttgcctttctttaaacgccttttggattaccatgaccaggatgaatgagaaccttcacagacatacagcTCCTTCCTAGTATCCAAAAATCCATTACTTGAGGTTTCTTCTGGTACACAGCACAAATGGAAAGCCCTAAACCAAAAACATATCCTCTGTTGACTAAatcacaaatgtgtaaatacGACAGAAAAACCCAAATGCATCTATCTGCTCATTAgctgctaagctaaccagctacaGGCACAAGACTCAAGCTTTGTGTTACAGACATGCGATCATTGTGGTTCCTGTtggaaggaagtaaaggagtAAATTTGCATGCATTCAACACTCTCACACCAGCACACCCCTCTTCTGAGGCCACCGATAGAAAGCTGGTTTCATACACAAGCTCTTTGTCGAATCCATCCTCTTTGTGGAATACAAACATAAGTATATCGATGTAACTGTATGTATGAGGCCTACACACAACCATTTAATCTCAAGTGCATCATGTTACATGGAAGCCACCCCCAGGTTTTACCCTACATCAGAGctaattaaaatgtatctttCGTGTCAGGATCTGATAGATGATCTGAAAGGAGAGCTGGGTGGCAAATTTGAGACTCTGATCATAGCTCTGATGACTCCACCCCTTGCTTATGACGTGACAGCGCTCCGCAATGCCATCAAGGTAGGGGTTTTGGTTAACAGATGTGATGAAAACTTCAGCATCCACGCGAAGAGTGATCGCACGAAAGCAGCCGTGACATTTCCCACTTTTACCTGTAGGGGGCAGGAACAAACGAGAAGGTGCTGGTGGAGATACTCGCCTCCAGAACACCGGAGCAGGTGAAGGACATCGTCGCTGCTTACAAAAAGGgtaacacatgcacagacacatgcCACACACATTCATAATTAGCACAGGGTGATACGGCCGGATTATATGATAAGTGGTTTAATAATGGGGAAGGAAGTACATTTAACAAACGTATTAACCCTTAAAGATACACACGGTTTGGTTTTTATAGCTTTGGTAACACTGAATGTAAACTCTTTACATTCAAAGTTAttgtttcattcagtttggggTTAAATTCTAAATATAGAAAAGTACTACATGAGTTAAACTTCACATTATTCAAAGGTAACAACATCACAGGAACGTGAGTTCatgagtgttttgtgtttccctcAGAGTACGATGACGACCTGGAGAAGGATATATGTGGAGATACTTCAGGGCACTTCCAGAGGCTTCTGGTTATTCTGCTTCAGGTAATTATACTCCACTCcgctcctctcttctcttctcctctcttctcctctcctctcctctcctctcctctcctctcctctcctctcctctcctctcctctcctctcctctcctctcctccattaACAAAACAGTTCTGTCTTTTCTCAGGGAAACAGGCAGAAAGGCATCCAGGAGGGCACCATTGACAGCGATGCTCAGGTGAGTCAGTAAATATTTTTCTGACCTTCACTATCAAtgtcttctttgtcttttggtCTGAGGGTGTGACTGTCTCGTGTTCAGTAGTCGATCTGTTGTGATGTAATGCCTCCCTCTACTGGAGGAAGAGAGTAAAACTTtactttaacattaacattaatacaTCCTCATTTAGTTAAAAATCAGATCCAATCCTCAGTTCCTCTCTCTTGTATACGGTCAAAGAAatggtcaacaacaaaaaaaataaaataaaacatggtggTGACAGCCAATCACAGTGATTTATGAGAAAATTCCttagaaaatagaaagaaaaaacgacaataataaatgaaatactgTGATGATAGTGTAAGTTGTTTTATTCAAACTCTCCACCATGATGGCTAGACTAGCAGCATTCAGTTAGCTattcagtattattattaacctTCATTATTTGCTTcaactgtctttttatttcctgtttgtttaaccAGTCAGATAACATCTTGTTATTCAGAATTGGATGCTGTTGTCAAACTTGACCACTTTGAGAATTATAGACTTGTATCAGCATTGAGTGTGGAGAGTAGTGGTCCCTGCTGTAGTTTACCTACCTGGGTCCCTAAGTATGTCGCCTTACTTGTTGATGTTGCAGCATCTCTTTGTGTCCAGTGCACCTCAAATATCTAGTCATGTCTTTATAATATCTGTACAGTACATTTATGTggtatgtgttgttttttgtttttttgtggttataGGCCCTCTTTAAGGCAGGAGAGGAGAAGTTCGGCACCGATGAGCAGGCGTTTGTTACCATCTTGGGCAACCGGAGTGCTGAACATCTTAGgaaaggtgtgtatgtgtgtgttggaggtggGAACCAGGTTTCCTCCTGgaggtaaataataataataataaaaaaaaaacagttttgcttTAGAAAATAGCTTTAGGTCACTTCAAGTTCCCTCTGTATGCTTTGCAGTCTGACACAGCCATTTTGTACGGGCACTTAGGCTATTTCTGTACTACTATTTTTTTAGGTAAAAATCCTCTGCATTAAAGCAGAGCAAGTGGTTATTTgccatctgtgtttgttttgtttgtaagaACATAAGAGAATAAGTTTTCTTGTATGATTTTAGAGTCTTCTTTTAGAGATTCTCTGCAAccagaatattattattaagtgtTATCTGCCTCATTTGCccagttgtttcttcctgttaaaggatCTGTGTTGGTTTGTGGACACAGTCTTTGTCCCATTAACGGACTTTTGATTGATTCTGAGTGTGTGCATTTCAGTTTTTGACGCTTACATGAAGCTGTCTGGATACGAGATGGAGGAGAGTATCAAGAGGGAGACGTCCGGAAACCTTGAAGACCTGCTCCTTGCTGTGGGTACGAAAACTTAAGAACTCCTTTCTGTGGAACTTTTTTCCTCTATGGTGAGCTGTCTCCTAACCTTCGATCATTCCTCGTCCTTTTCTTATAAAGTCAAGTGTGCCAGAAGCGTCCCAGCCTATTTCGCTGAGACTCTGTACTACTCCATGAAGGTAAGAAAGACTCACAGCTGGGCTGGTGTTCAGGTGTTGagagttaattttatttaatttatattctgCAGTATCTGcagtaatttaaatgtaaaatgtattttttaatgtatttgtagatttttttgtgtAGGTGCGCGCTACCTATTTTCCATtaattcctgtgtttttttgtcttgtgtcaGGGTGCAGGTACTGACGATGAAACCCTGATCAGAGTGATGGCCACTCGTAGTGAGGTGGACATGTTGGACATCAGGACTGAGTTCAGGAGGATGTTTGCCTGCTCTCTGTTTTCAATGATCAAGGTACGCACACGGATACATGCTGAAACTGGTCCACATGCGCTTGTGAAACTCTCTCTTAACGTACgtctgggtgtgtgtttgttacagGGAGATACCAGCGGCGACTACCGTAAGGCCttactgctgctctgtgctggaGATGACGCATAACCGTGTCCAACACTCAGCGATAGGAACTACACCTGAAGTGCCTCCTCCCTACGACCAAACTCTGTTGTATGAGAGAGACGACCTCCGTCGGGTCTTTTAAACTATGATTCCGAATATTGTCTTTGAAGGGTAGCTAACATTATGTCCACATTTATGCAGCTTTTTGTCCACTAATGtcttcattcatcatttattatgataaaatatcagacttgttttgtttgcatttgtatggcagtaccaaaatataaaataatgcaataataaatatttcagttgATGAAGGTCAACgctgaatatttcttttttttttgtccacttaCTTTCTGTTGCTCATGCACCAGCGCCTTGTGCCCACAAGAGGGAGGTAGagctgattaaaagaaagaagaggttTCAGAGCTGAGTTATGCACTTCATAACATCTTTCTGCATCAGACAGAGGAGGGCAGTCACTAGTCAGtgttaaactcattttagttcaggggccacactACAGTCCAGTTTGATTTCAAGTGGGCCAGACCAGTACCATAATGGCACAATAACTTAAAAATGACATTACCTTTGATTtagtgcaaagaaataaaaatgaataacctGCTTTTTcatgctgtctgctgtttagtgtCGTGTGTTGTGTTCTCTCCGCTACT
The nucleotide sequence above comes from Mugil cephalus isolate CIBA_MC_2020 chromosome 2, CIBA_Mcephalus_1.1, whole genome shotgun sequence. Encoded proteins:
- the anxa5b gene encoding annexin A5b — encoded protein: MASRGTVKPSRDFNANADAEVLYKAMKGLGTDEDAILQLLTARSNGQRQEIKTSYKTLFGKDLIDDLKGELGGKFETLIIALMTPPLAYDVTALRNAIKGAGTNEKVLVEILASRTPEQVKDIVAAYKKEYDDDLEKDICGDTSGHFQRLLVILLQGNRQKGIQEGTIDSDAQALFKAGEEKFGTDEQAFVTILGNRSAEHLRKVFDAYMKLSGYEMEESIKRETSGNLEDLLLAVVKCARSVPAYFAETLYYSMKGAGTDDETLIRVMATRSEVDMLDIRTEFRRMFACSLFSMIKGDTSGDYRKALLLLCAGDDA